A stretch of the Streptomyces ortus genome encodes the following:
- a CDS encoding metal ABC transporter substrate-binding protein, whose amino-acid sequence MNVRRRHISTTVLAAATALALGSLSACSSDSSAADGAGGKLDVVASFYPLQFLAEEIGGDHVSVSTLTEPGQEPHDLEISAKQTAQLQESDVALYLKDLQPSVDEAIGQSEVKAKVDAATLTTLEKHGNEVGGHAAEHDDEGDEHGHEAEEGSGLDPHIWLDPVKYAEVAEGVGKAFEKADPDNAATYKKNTAALVKKLDGLDTRFEAGLKNTKTKVFITTHAAFGYLAERYGLTEEAINGLDPESEPSANRVKDLEKMAKADGVSTVFYETLVSDKTAKTIAADADLRTDVLDPIEGITEKSRGDDYIQVMDANLKALQTALGAK is encoded by the coding sequence ATGAACGTACGACGACGCCACATATCCACGACCGTGCTCGCGGCGGCCACCGCCCTCGCCCTCGGCTCGCTCTCCGCCTGCTCGTCCGACTCCAGCGCGGCCGACGGCGCGGGCGGCAAGCTCGACGTCGTGGCGTCGTTCTACCCCCTGCAGTTCCTCGCCGAGGAGATAGGCGGGGACCACGTCAGCGTGAGCACCCTGACCGAGCCCGGCCAGGAGCCGCACGACCTGGAGATCAGCGCCAAGCAGACCGCGCAGCTCCAGGAGTCGGACGTGGCCCTCTACCTGAAGGACCTCCAGCCCTCCGTCGACGAGGCGATAGGCCAGTCCGAGGTGAAGGCGAAGGTCGACGCGGCCACCCTCACCACCCTGGAGAAGCACGGCAACGAGGTCGGCGGCCACGCGGCCGAGCACGACGACGAGGGCGACGAGCACGGCCACGAGGCCGAGGAGGGCTCCGGCCTCGACCCGCACATCTGGCTCGACCCCGTGAAGTACGCCGAGGTCGCCGAAGGAGTGGGCAAGGCCTTCGAGAAGGCCGACCCGGACAACGCCGCGACGTACAAGAAGAACACCGCGGCCCTGGTGAAGAAGCTGGACGGGCTCGACACCCGCTTCGAGGCCGGCCTCAAGAACACGAAGACCAAGGTCTTCATCACCACCCACGCGGCCTTCGGCTACCTCGCCGAGCGCTACGGCCTCACCGAGGAGGCCATCAACGGCCTGGACCCGGAGAGCGAACCCAGCGCCAACCGCGTCAAGGACCTTGAGAAGATGGCGAAGGCCGACGGCGTCTCCACCGTCTTCTACGAGACCCTCGTCAGCGACAAGACCGCCAAGACCATCGCCGCGGACGCGGACCTCAGGACCGATGTGCTCGACCCGATCGAGGGCATCACCGAGAAGTCCAGGGGCGACGACTACATCCAGGTCATGGACGCCAACCTCAAGGCCCTGCAGACGGCCCTGGGAGCGAAGTGA
- a CDS encoding protein-tyrosine phosphatase family protein, with protein sequence MSEPVEGRAGWGEGTRGVLRLPSGRLVRGRGLRNDLDPAVVLPTYGVYLLGKEPPELPWETRWLRWPDFRLPADRVQAREVLTDIWERATDPAQRVEVACGGGRGRTGTALACLAVLDGVPPEEAVRFVRRHYDRHAVETPWQRRYVRRFGGADGTDGTALYENPR encoded by the coding sequence ATGAGTGAACCTGTTGAGGGCCGGGCCGGTTGGGGCGAGGGGACACGGGGGGTGCTCCGGTTGCCGTCCGGGCGGCTGGTGCGGGGCCGAGGACTGCGCAACGACCTCGATCCCGCGGTGGTCCTTCCGACGTACGGCGTCTACCTCCTCGGCAAGGAGCCGCCCGAACTCCCGTGGGAGACCAGGTGGTTGCGGTGGCCCGACTTCCGGCTGCCTGCGGACCGGGTTCAGGCGCGGGAGGTGCTGACGGACATCTGGGAGCGGGCCACGGACCCCGCCCAGCGCGTCGAGGTCGCCTGCGGGGGCGGCCGTGGGCGGACGGGCACGGCCCTGGCCTGTCTCGCGGTCCTCGACGGCGTGCCGCCCGAGGAGGCCGTGCGGTTCGTACGACGCCACTACGACCGGCACGCCGTGGAGACGCCGTGGCAGCGGAGGTACGTACGGAGGTTCGGGGGAGCGGACGGCACGGACGGCACCGCCCTGTATGAAAATCCCCGGTAG
- a CDS encoding helix-turn-helix domain-containing protein translates to MANGSRQAAWEFFGTELKRRREDAGLTQAELGNRVFVSGGYIGQFEQAIRKPQLDVATRIDEILQTAGFFERLWQKLIKDQPYTEYFAHVVELERLATEISEYAPTVVPGLLQTREYAQAVFLAGNPLAPDGYIEELLRGRMDRTRLLKDATRPLYWVVLHETVLRVAVGGPKVMAHQLDHILTLARERKVLLQVLPFAAGAHREMGKMMKLMEFEDAPPTVYTEAVLSGNLLDEPAVVKRTQSSYDLIRAAALSLEASLALIQSAAEDHTQCGSTT, encoded by the coding sequence ATGGCCAATGGTTCACGGCAAGCGGCTTGGGAGTTCTTCGGAACAGAGCTGAAGAGACGGCGTGAGGACGCCGGGCTGACGCAGGCGGAGTTGGGTAATCGCGTTTTCGTGTCGGGCGGCTACATCGGCCAATTCGAACAGGCGATTCGCAAGCCACAGCTTGATGTGGCGACCCGAATCGACGAGATCCTACAAACCGCCGGCTTTTTCGAGCGGCTGTGGCAGAAACTCATCAAGGATCAGCCCTACACCGAGTACTTCGCACACGTGGTGGAGCTGGAGCGGCTGGCCACAGAGATCAGCGAGTACGCCCCCACGGTGGTCCCCGGGCTCCTGCAGACGCGGGAGTACGCGCAGGCGGTGTTCCTGGCGGGCAACCCGCTGGCGCCGGACGGTTACATCGAGGAGCTGCTCAGGGGACGCATGGACCGGACGCGGCTCCTCAAGGACGCTACAAGGCCCCTGTATTGGGTGGTCCTCCACGAGACGGTCCTGCGCGTCGCGGTGGGCGGCCCGAAGGTCATGGCCCACCAGCTGGACCACATCCTGACGCTCGCGCGGGAACGCAAGGTGCTGCTGCAGGTACTGCCGTTCGCGGCGGGAGCACACCGGGAGATGGGCAAGATGATGAAGCTCATGGAGTTCGAGGACGCCCCACCAACTGTCTATACAGAGGCGGTTCTTTCGGGAAACCTGCTGGACGAACCGGCTGTGGTGAAGCGAACCCAATCGTCTTACGATCTCATCAGGGCCGCCGCTCTCTCACTGGAGGCGTCCCTGGCCCTGATCCAGTCGGCGGCAGAGGACCATACACAATGCGGGAGTACGACCTGA
- a CDS encoding glycine--tRNA ligase, protein MAADKIDSIVSLSKRRGFVYPCSEIYGGQRAAWDYGPLGVELKENIKRQWWRYMVTSREDVVGLDSSVILATEVWVASGHVATFSDPLTECTSCHKRYRADHLEEAYEAKHNRLPENGLADLNCPNCGNKGTFTEPKQFSGLLSTHLGPTQDSGSVAYLRPETAQGIFTNFAQVQQTSRKKPPFGIAQMGKSFRNEITPGNFIFRTREFEQMEMEFFVKPGEDEKWQEFWMQERWNWYTGLGLREENMRWYDHPAEKLSHYSKRTADIEYRFQFGGSEWGELEGVANRTDYDLSAHSKASGQDLSYFDQEAGERWTPYVIEPAAGVGRAMLAFLLDAYVEDEAPNAKGKMEKRTVLRLDPRLAPVKVAVLPLSRNPELSPKAKGLATALRQNWNIDFDDAGAIGRRYRRQDEIGTPFCVTVDFDTLDDNAVTVRERDTMKQERVSLDQIEGYLASRLVGC, encoded by the coding sequence GTGGCCGCCGACAAGATCGACTCCATCGTCAGCCTGAGCAAGCGCCGTGGCTTCGTCTATCCGTGCAGTGAGATCTACGGCGGCCAGCGGGCCGCCTGGGACTACGGGCCGCTGGGTGTCGAGCTCAAGGAGAACATCAAGCGTCAGTGGTGGCGCTACATGGTGACGTCGCGCGAGGACGTCGTCGGCCTCGACTCCTCCGTGATCCTGGCGACCGAGGTCTGGGTGGCCTCCGGTCACGTCGCCACGTTCTCCGACCCGTTGACCGAGTGCACCTCGTGTCACAAGCGCTACCGCGCCGACCACCTGGAGGAGGCGTACGAGGCGAAGCACAACCGCCTCCCCGAGAACGGGCTCGCCGACCTCAACTGCCCCAACTGCGGCAACAAGGGCACGTTCACCGAGCCCAAGCAGTTCTCCGGCCTGCTCTCCACGCACCTCGGCCCCACGCAGGACAGCGGCTCCGTCGCCTACCTGCGCCCCGAGACCGCGCAGGGCATCTTCACCAACTTCGCCCAGGTGCAGCAGACCTCGCGCAAGAAGCCGCCGTTCGGCATCGCGCAGATGGGCAAGTCCTTCCGCAACGAGATCACGCCCGGCAACTTCATCTTCCGCACCCGCGAGTTCGAGCAGATGGAGATGGAGTTCTTCGTCAAGCCGGGCGAGGACGAGAAGTGGCAGGAGTTCTGGATGCAGGAGCGCTGGAACTGGTACACCGGCCTCGGTCTCCGCGAGGAGAACATGCGCTGGTACGACCACCCGGCCGAGAAGCTCTCGCACTACTCCAAGCGCACCGCCGACATCGAGTACCGCTTCCAGTTCGGCGGCAGCGAGTGGGGTGAGCTGGAGGGCGTCGCCAACCGCACGGACTACGACCTGTCCGCGCACTCCAAGGCCTCCGGCCAGGACCTGTCCTACTTCGACCAGGAGGCCGGCGAGCGCTGGACCCCGTACGTCATCGAGCCCGCGGCCGGTGTCGGCCGCGCGATGCTGGCGTTCCTCCTGGACGCGTACGTCGAGGACGAGGCGCCCAACGCCAAGGGCAAGATGGAGAAGCGGACCGTCCTGCGGCTCGACCCGCGGCTCGCGCCGGTGAAGGTGGCCGTGCTGCCGCTCTCCCGCAACCCGGAGCTGTCCCCGAAGGCGAAGGGTCTGGCGACCGCCCTGCGGCAGAACTGGAACATCGACTTCGACGACGCCGGGGCGATCGGCCGGCGTTACCGTCGACAGGACGAGATCGGTACGCCGTTCTGTGTGACCGTCGACTTCGACACGCTCGACGACAACGCGGTGACCGTGCGTGAGCGGGACACGATGAAGCAGGAGCGCGTGTCGCTCGACCAGATCGAGGGGTACCTGGCCAGCCGGCTGGTCGGTTGCTAG
- a CDS encoding isoprenyl transferase → MVVRGILGRQRREYKTPEPHPSGARAPKLPGELIPNHVACVMDGNGRWAKERGLPRTEGHRVGEGVVMDVLKGCLELGVKNLSLYAFSTENWKRSPEEVRFLMNFNKDVIRRRRDEMNDLGIRIRWVGRMPKLWKSVVQELQVAQEQTQDNDAMTLYFCVNYGGRAELADAAKAMALDVAAGKLDPDKVGEKTIQKYLYYPDMPDVDLFLRPSGEQRTSNYLIWQSSYAEMVFQDVLWPDFDRRDMWRACVEYASRDRRFGGAVPNEDLLAMEADMRGRPDAG, encoded by the coding sequence ATGGTGGTACGCGGGATCCTGGGGCGCCAGCGCCGCGAGTACAAGACGCCGGAGCCGCACCCGTCCGGTGCCCGCGCGCCCAAGCTCCCCGGCGAGCTGATCCCGAACCACGTGGCGTGCGTGATGGACGGGAACGGACGCTGGGCCAAGGAGCGCGGGCTGCCGCGCACCGAGGGGCACCGGGTGGGGGAGGGCGTCGTCATGGACGTCCTCAAGGGCTGCCTTGAGCTGGGCGTCAAGAACCTCTCGCTGTACGCCTTCTCCACGGAGAACTGGAAGCGGTCGCCCGAGGAGGTCCGCTTCCTGATGAACTTCAACAAGGACGTCATCCGGCGCCGGCGCGACGAGATGAACGACCTCGGGATCCGGATCCGGTGGGTCGGGCGGATGCCGAAGCTGTGGAAGTCCGTCGTGCAGGAGCTCCAGGTCGCGCAGGAGCAGACGCAGGACAACGACGCGATGACCTTGTACTTCTGCGTGAACTACGGGGGACGGGCGGAGCTGGCCGACGCGGCGAAGGCGATGGCGCTCGATGTCGCCGCGGGGAAGCTGGACCCGGACAAGGTCGGTGAGAAGACCATCCAGAAGTACCTGTACTACCCGGACATGCCGGATGTGGACCTGTTCCTTCGCCCGAGCGGCGAACAGCGGACGTCCAACTACTTGATCTGGCAGTCCAGTTACGCGGAGATGGTCTTCCAGGACGTGCTGTGGCCGGACTTCGACCGGCGGGACATGTGGCGGGCGTGCGTGGAGTACGCGTCGCGGGACCGGCGTTTCGGGGGGGCGGTCCCGAACGAGGATCTGCTCGCCATGGAGGCGGACATGAGGGGCCGCCCGGACGCGGGCTGA
- the recO gene encoding DNA repair protein RecO, whose protein sequence is MSLFRDDGIVLRTQKLGEADRIITLLTRGHGRVRAVARGVRRTKSKFGARLEPFSHVDVQFFARGSELIGRGLPLCTQSETISPYGGGIVTDYARYTAGTAMLETAERFTDHEGEPAVQQYLLLVGGLRTLAQGEHEPHLILDAFLLRSLAVNGYAPSFNDCAKCGMPGPNRFFSVAAGGSVCVDCRVPGSVVPSAGALELLGALLTGDWAHADACEPRYVREGSGLVSAYLHWHLERGLRSLRYVEKST, encoded by the coding sequence ATGAGCCTGTTCCGCGACGACGGCATCGTGCTGCGCACCCAGAAGCTGGGTGAGGCGGACCGGATCATCACGCTGCTCACGCGCGGTCACGGACGGGTACGGGCCGTGGCCCGCGGGGTGCGCCGGACCAAGTCGAAGTTCGGGGCCCGCCTCGAACCCTTCTCCCACGTCGATGTGCAGTTCTTCGCGCGCGGGAGCGAGCTGATCGGCCGCGGGCTGCCCCTGTGCACGCAGAGCGAGACGATCTCGCCGTACGGCGGCGGGATCGTCACCGACTACGCCCGCTACACCGCCGGGACGGCCATGCTGGAGACGGCCGAGCGGTTCACGGACCACGAGGGCGAGCCCGCCGTCCAGCAGTACCTGCTGCTCGTGGGCGGCCTGCGCACCCTCGCGCAGGGCGAGCACGAGCCGCACCTCATCCTCGACGCGTTCCTGCTGCGCTCCCTCGCCGTGAACGGGTACGCGCCCAGCTTCAACGACTGCGCGAAGTGCGGCATGCCCGGACCGAACCGCTTCTTCTCGGTCGCCGCGGGAGGGTCCGTCTGCGTCGACTGCCGGGTGCCCGGCAGCGTCGTACCCTCGGCGGGGGCCCTCGAACTGCTCGGCGCGCTGCTGACGGGGGACTGGGCGCACGCGGACGCGTGCGAGCCGCGGTACGTCAGGGAGGGCAGCGGCCTGGTGTCGGCCTACCTGCACTGGCACCTGGAGCGCGGCCTGCGCTCGCTGCGGTACGTCGAGAAAAGCACGTGA
- a CDS encoding ABC transporter substrate-binding protein, with the protein MRDATPAPALHRRSFLKYSGALGAAATITSTLSACSSGPESTNESGGGGEGADRTLTAVIGYGNDQSWDPLMTASAFAMAGNHHIYEGLLDTDPISREPYAALATAIPADLRATTWRFTLREGAKWHDGQPVTADDVVFTYERVLDPRTTTLAKNFFASWLKEVKKVDDTSVELILRFPFPDGAQRLTLAKIMPKHVFGKAGALDEATTGKAVGSGPYRQTAHHPKSNTTFAAFADYNGPRKAAFKKMNWLTIVDAAPRVAKISGSSAGAQISDNIPYANIAQLEKGGLKVEGGAGMNHLFLLFNTAHKPFDDVRVRQALHYAIDKEEMIRAALRGHGKAASSFLDEGNPTYRRAKPVYDHDPDKAKALLKAAGVSGLKVTLMAVNVSWIVDCLPTVKASWDAIGVETTLEPQETAALFTKLDQKKDFQVVAAASNPNQFGLDADLIMHYNYGPGNTWMRYARWENTSVAKDLFKQMDQATREPDAEKKKTMTQDYIDVVAENAVIYPVVHNELMTAWDSGELTGIRAQPYPGINVLQAKWA; encoded by the coding sequence GTGCGCGACGCGACCCCCGCACCGGCGCTGCACCGCCGTTCGTTCCTGAAGTACTCCGGCGCACTGGGCGCCGCCGCCACGATCACCTCCACGCTCTCCGCCTGCTCCTCGGGACCGGAGTCCACGAACGAGTCGGGCGGCGGGGGCGAGGGCGCCGACCGGACGCTCACCGCGGTGATCGGTTACGGCAACGACCAGAGCTGGGACCCGCTGATGACGGCCTCGGCCTTCGCGATGGCCGGCAACCACCACATCTACGAGGGCCTGCTCGACACCGACCCGATCAGCCGTGAGCCCTACGCGGCGCTGGCGACCGCCATCCCGGCGGATCTGCGGGCGACCACCTGGAGGTTCACGCTGCGGGAGGGCGCGAAGTGGCACGACGGGCAGCCCGTCACCGCCGACGACGTGGTCTTCACCTATGAGCGCGTACTGGATCCGAGGACGACGACCCTCGCCAAGAACTTCTTCGCGTCCTGGCTGAAGGAGGTGAAGAAGGTCGACGACACCTCCGTGGAGCTGATTCTCAGGTTCCCGTTCCCCGACGGGGCACAGCGGCTCACGCTCGCGAAGATCATGCCGAAGCACGTGTTCGGAAAGGCCGGTGCTCTGGACGAGGCGACGACCGGAAAGGCGGTCGGCTCGGGCCCGTACCGGCAGACCGCCCATCACCCGAAGTCCAACACCACCTTCGCCGCGTTCGCCGACTACAACGGGCCGCGAAAGGCCGCGTTCAAGAAGATGAACTGGCTGACGATAGTGGACGCCGCGCCCCGGGTCGCGAAGATCTCCGGTTCGAGCGCGGGAGCGCAGATCTCGGACAACATCCCGTACGCCAATATCGCCCAGTTGGAGAAGGGCGGTCTGAAGGTCGAGGGCGGGGCGGGAATGAACCATCTGTTCCTCCTCTTCAACACCGCCCACAAACCGTTCGACGACGTACGGGTGCGGCAGGCGCTGCATTACGCGATCGACAAGGAGGAAATGATCCGGGCCGCGCTGCGCGGGCACGGAAAGGCGGCCTCCTCGTTCCTCGACGAGGGCAATCCGACGTACCGCAGGGCGAAGCCCGTCTACGACCACGACCCGGACAAGGCGAAGGCACTGCTGAAGGCCGCCGGGGTCAGCGGGCTGAAGGTCACGCTGATGGCGGTCAACGTGAGCTGGATCGTGGACTGCCTGCCGACCGTCAAGGCGTCCTGGGACGCGATCGGCGTCGAGACGACGCTGGAGCCCCAGGAGACGGCCGCGCTCTTCACGAAGCTCGACCAGAAGAAGGACTTCCAGGTCGTCGCGGCGGCGTCCAATCCGAATCAGTTCGGGCTCGACGCGGATCTGATCATGCATTACAACTACGGGCCCGGAAACACCTGGATGCGGTATGCGCGGTGGGAGAACACGTCCGTGGCCAAGGATCTCTTCAAACAGATGGATCAGGCCACGCGTGAGCCGGACGCCGAGAAGAAGAAGACGATGACTCAGGACTACATCGACGTCGTCGCCGAGAACGCGGTGATCTATCCGGTGGTGCACAACGAGCTGATGACCGCGTGGGATTCCGGGGAGCTCACGGGGATTCGTGCTCAGCCTTATCCGGGGATAAATGTGCTCCAGGCGAAGTGGGCTTAA
- a CDS encoding Fur family transcriptional regulator, which produces MTTAGPPVRGRSTRQRAAVAAALDEVDEFRSAQDLHDMLKHKGDSVGLTTVYRTLQSLADAGEVDVLRTSDGESVYRRCASGDHHHHLVCRVCGKAVEVEGPAVEKWAEAIAAEHGYVNVAHTVEIFGTCAECAARGQGV; this is translated from the coding sequence GTGACGACCGCTGGACCGCCCGTTCGGGGCCGTTCCACCCGCCAGCGTGCCGCCGTGGCGGCGGCGCTCGACGAGGTGGACGAGTTCCGCAGTGCGCAGGATCTGCACGACATGCTCAAGCACAAGGGCGATTCCGTCGGGCTCACGACGGTGTACCGCACGCTGCAGTCGCTCGCGGACGCGGGCGAGGTGGATGTGCTGCGCACGTCCGACGGTGAGTCGGTGTACCGCCGCTGCGCGAGCGGGGACCACCACCATCACCTGGTGTGCCGGGTGTGCGGCAAGGCCGTGGAGGTCGAGGGACCCGCGGTGGAGAAGTGGGCGGAGGCGATCGCGGCGGAGCACGGCTACGTCAACGTCGCCCACACGGTGGAGATCTTCGGCACCTGCGCGGAGTGCGCTGCGCGCGGCCAAGGGGTGTGA
- a CDS encoding metal ABC transporter permease — MEILDYAFMRRALLAAVLVGITAPAVGIYLVQRRQALLGDGIGHVAMTGVGLGFLLSWSPVWMATAVSVLGAVLMELIRWYGKTRGDIALAMLFYGGMAGGVMLINLAPGGSNANLTSYLFGSLSTVSEEDVTAICLLAAFVVLVTIGLRRQLFAVSQDEEFARVTGLPVRALNLLTAITAAVTVTVAMRVVGLLLVSALMVVPVAAAQQLSRSFAATFAISVAIGVSVTIGGTVTSYYQDVPPGATIVLLTIGAFLFLAVAATPLARRRARAAAQAAAREGGDPAECAIPGTRTPTGKVGV, encoded by the coding sequence ATCGAGATCCTCGATTACGCCTTCATGCGGCGGGCCCTGCTCGCGGCCGTCCTCGTCGGCATCACCGCGCCCGCGGTCGGCATCTACCTGGTCCAGCGCCGCCAGGCCCTGCTGGGCGACGGCATCGGCCATGTCGCGATGACCGGCGTCGGCCTCGGCTTCCTGCTCTCCTGGTCCCCGGTCTGGATGGCGACCGCCGTCTCCGTACTGGGCGCGGTCCTCATGGAACTGATCCGCTGGTACGGGAAGACGCGCGGCGACATCGCGCTGGCGATGCTCTTCTACGGGGGCATGGCGGGCGGTGTGATGCTCATCAACCTCGCACCCGGCGGCTCCAACGCCAACCTGACCTCGTACCTCTTCGGCTCGCTCTCCACGGTGTCGGAGGAGGACGTGACGGCGATCTGCCTGCTGGCCGCCTTCGTCGTCCTCGTCACGATCGGGCTGCGGCGGCAGCTGTTCGCGGTGAGCCAGGACGAGGAGTTCGCGCGGGTGACGGGGCTGCCCGTCCGCGCCCTGAACCTCCTCACGGCCATCACGGCCGCCGTCACCGTCACGGTCGCCATGCGCGTGGTCGGCCTGCTCCTGGTCTCCGCGCTGATGGTGGTCCCGGTGGCCGCCGCTCAGCAGCTCAGCCGGAGTTTCGCCGCCACGTTCGCGATCTCGGTGGCGATCGGCGTCAGCGTGACGATCGGCGGCACGGTGACGTCGTACTACCAGGACGTACCGCCCGGCGCGACGATCGTGCTGCTGACCATCGGGGCGTTCCTGTTCCTCGCGGTGGCGGCGACGCCGCTGGCCAGGCGGCGGGCACGGGCCGCCGCGCAGGCGGCGGCACGGGAAGGCGGGGACCCGGCGGAGTGTGCCATTCCCGGCACCCGCACACCGACCGGCAAGGTCGGCGTCTGA
- a CDS encoding DUF2637 domain-containing protein, giving the protein MNPLDSAWDPVEEMTYLLQDAVQGAVQDGVPPEQGVTVPRPRGESAPTVSLTGDPMDNLATITAELPAIRSHPAGHRKVRVRKMRFTWLQTVSFLIAALAAAVVSMVSVFGGIVSYIPLRHVAFLTQSGTAVWWPLLVYGPWTVASLSVLRAALHQRRAAHSWAVVLLFSSVAMALCAAQAERSFTGIAAAVLPAVAALACFQQLVRQITMTRPAQQSLPRHRLFTSTAPRTVLPAPAPDPAAPPAPDGAAAQ; this is encoded by the coding sequence GTGAACCCGCTCGACTCCGCCTGGGACCCGGTCGAGGAGATGACCTACCTCCTCCAGGACGCCGTCCAGGGTGCCGTTCAGGACGGCGTGCCGCCGGAGCAGGGCGTGACCGTGCCGCGGCCCCGGGGGGAGAGCGCGCCCACCGTCTCCCTCACCGGTGACCCGATGGACAACCTCGCCACCATCACCGCCGAACTGCCGGCCATCAGATCCCATCCTGCGGGGCACCGGAAGGTGCGAGTCCGCAAGATGCGCTTCACCTGGCTGCAGACCGTGAGCTTCCTGATCGCCGCGCTCGCCGCCGCGGTCGTGTCCATGGTGAGCGTCTTCGGCGGGATCGTGTCCTACATCCCCCTGCGCCACGTCGCGTTCCTCACGCAGAGCGGTACGGCGGTGTGGTGGCCCCTGCTGGTCTACGGGCCGTGGACGGTGGCCTCGCTCTCCGTGCTGCGGGCCGCGCTGCACCAGCGGCGGGCCGCGCACTCCTGGGCCGTGGTCCTGCTGTTCTCCTCGGTCGCGATGGCGCTCTGCGCGGCGCAGGCCGAGCGGTCGTTCACGGGTATCGCGGCGGCGGTCCTGCCGGCCGTGGCGGCGCTGGCCTGCTTCCAGCAGCTGGTCCGCCAGATCACGATGACGCGGCCAGCCCAGCAGAGTCTGCCGCGGCACCGGCTGTTCACCAGCACGGCGCCGCGGACGGTCCTGCCGGCCCCGGCCCCGGACCCGGCGGCCCCGCCCGCGCCGGACGGCGCCGCCGCGCAGTGA
- a CDS encoding DUF397 domain-containing protein, with amino-acid sequence MREYDLSAAQWRKSTYSGGSGGEDCVEVAHDFIGAARWRKSSYSDDNGGECVEVAYDFIGAARWRKSTHSGGDGGEDCVEVADAASGVIPVRDSKTLAGPVLLIGPRAWAEFIGAVAR; translated from the coding sequence ATGCGGGAGTACGACCTGAGCGCCGCCCAGTGGCGCAAAAGCACCTACAGCGGCGGCAGCGGCGGCGAAGACTGCGTCGAGGTAGCCCACGACTTCATCGGCGCGGCCCGCTGGCGCAAGAGCAGCTACAGCGACGACAACGGCGGCGAGTGCGTCGAAGTCGCCTACGACTTCATCGGCGCCGCCCGCTGGCGCAAAAGCACCCACAGCGGTGGTGACGGCGGCGAGGACTGCGTCGAGGTAGCCGACGCCGCCTCCGGCGTCATCCCCGTGCGGGACAGCAAGACCCTCGCGGGACCCGTCCTCCTCATCGGGCCCCGCGCCTGGGCGGAGTTCATCGGGGCCGTGGCGCGCTGA
- a CDS encoding metal ABC transporter ATP-binding protein produces the protein MTNEPGTPAATPHPPVISLRGVTAELGSRPVLRGIDLTVHHGEVVALLGANGSGKSTAIRTVIGQVPVTGGEIELFGTPRRRFRDWARVGYVPQRTTAAGGVPATVTEVVSSGRLSRARFGVLRKADREAVRHALELVGLADRAKDSVDALSGGQHQRVLIARALASVPELLIMDEPMAGVDLASQEVLAATLREQVAAGTSVLLVLHELGPLEPLIDRAVVLRDGCVLHDGPPPRALGQHALPGHDHVHPHAAHDAEPLRTGLLS, from the coding sequence ATGACCAACGAGCCCGGCACACCGGCCGCCACCCCGCACCCGCCCGTCATCTCGCTGCGCGGTGTGACGGCCGAACTCGGCTCACGCCCCGTCCTGCGCGGCATCGACCTCACCGTGCACCACGGTGAGGTCGTCGCGCTGCTCGGCGCCAACGGCTCCGGCAAGTCGACCGCCATCCGCACGGTCATCGGCCAGGTCCCGGTCACGGGCGGCGAGATCGAACTGTTCGGCACACCCCGGCGCCGCTTCCGCGACTGGGCGCGCGTGGGCTACGTACCGCAGCGCACGACCGCCGCCGGCGGGGTGCCCGCCACGGTGACCGAGGTGGTGTCCTCCGGGCGACTGTCCCGCGCCCGCTTCGGCGTCCTGCGCAAGGCCGACCGCGAGGCCGTACGGCACGCCCTGGAGCTGGTGGGCCTCGCCGACCGCGCCAAGGACTCCGTGGACGCCCTCTCCGGCGGCCAGCACCAGCGCGTGCTCATCGCCCGCGCGCTGGCCTCCGTACCGGAACTGCTGATCATGGACGAGCCGATGGCGGGCGTGGACCTGGCGAGCCAGGAGGTCCTGGCCGCGACCCTGCGGGAGCAGGTCGCGGCAGGCACCTCCGTCCTCCTCGTCCTGCACGAACTGGGCCCGCTGGAGCCGCTGATCGACCGCGCGGTCGTGCTGCGCGACGGCTGCGTCCTGCACGACGGCCCGCCCCCGCGGGCGCTCGGCCAGCACGCCCTGCCCGGCCACGACCACGTCCACCCCCACGCGGCCCACGACGCCGAACCCCTCCGCACAGGACTGCTGAGCTGA